A single genomic interval of Stieleria maiorica harbors:
- a CDS encoding arginine N-succinyltransferase, producing MHHIRLVRPADLDALFDLAGKSTYGLTTLTPDRDRLAMRIEESETGESPLLVWVEGAEQRLIGTAGLFTHVGDSSKGEPFYAFRLERSIHRSEALNVRTEVDTLHLAKIFDGPTELGTLFLDPQFRGGGKGRVLSLSRFMLIARDPEHYDRQVIAEMRGVIDQDGRSPFWDAVGRHFFKVDFPIADTQSFRDKRFIAELMPSHPIYVPLLPEQAREVIGKVHTDTEPALRLLESEGFHEAQMVDIFDGGPCIRCDRKAIRTILESSRVELTGVFPASQDAKMDTLVATADGPFRCIGGATRRTADGIQMLPSDIESLGVSVGDSVIVSPLKGTAKAFWNDKTANQVESS from the coding sequence ATGCACCACATCCGGCTCGTCCGACCGGCGGACCTGGACGCCCTGTTCGACTTGGCCGGCAAGTCGACGTACGGATTGACCACGCTGACCCCGGATCGCGATCGACTGGCCATGCGGATCGAAGAATCCGAGACCGGCGAGTCGCCGTTATTGGTTTGGGTCGAAGGTGCTGAACAGCGGCTGATCGGGACCGCCGGGCTGTTCACCCACGTCGGTGATTCCTCCAAAGGGGAACCGTTCTACGCGTTTCGATTGGAGCGTAGCATCCATCGATCGGAAGCGTTAAACGTTCGCACCGAGGTCGACACGTTGCACCTGGCGAAAATCTTTGACGGCCCGACGGAGCTGGGGACGTTGTTCTTGGATCCGCAATTTCGCGGGGGAGGGAAAGGTCGTGTGTTGTCGCTGTCGCGGTTCATGCTGATCGCCCGTGACCCGGAACACTACGATCGGCAAGTCATCGCGGAAATGCGAGGCGTGATCGACCAGGACGGACGGTCGCCGTTTTGGGACGCCGTCGGTCGACACTTTTTTAAAGTCGATTTTCCGATCGCCGACACCCAGTCGTTTCGCGACAAACGGTTTATCGCGGAACTGATGCCCAGCCATCCGATTTATGTTCCGTTGCTTCCCGAGCAAGCGCGTGAGGTGATTGGTAAGGTGCACACCGATACCGAGCCGGCTCTGCGGTTGCTGGAATCCGAGGGCTTTCACGAAGCCCAAATGGTCGACATCTTCGACGGTGGGCCTTGTATTCGCTGTGACCGCAAAGCGATTCGAACAATCCTGGAATCGAGCCGCGTTGAGCTGACGGGCGTTTTTCCAGCCAGCCAGGACGCCAAGATGGACACCCTGGTCGCGACCGCCGATGGCCCCTTTCGTTGCATCGGGGGCGCGACCCGGCGAACGGCCGACGGAATCCAAATGCTACCATCGGACATCGAAAGCCTGGGCGTGTCGGTGGGCGA
- a CDS encoding DUF1501 domain-containing protein, whose translation MDPRASLLQSRTRRHFLQQSAAGIGSMAFASLLAEDGYAGDPSATRASDPLASRTPHFAPKAKRVIYLHMTGSPPNLDLFDYKDELVKRSDQDCPDQFLAGREFAFTSGTPKLMGSPRKWQRVGQAGMWMSDAIPHFHGIADEMCVVHSMYTDQFNHAPAELMVYTGSPRSGRPSMGSWITYGLGSENENLPGFVVLISSGVQPNGGKNSFGSGFLPSVYQGVQCRSKGDPVLYSSDPPGMSRTMRRATLDALADLNQMQAEQMGHPETLTRISQYELAYRMQTSVPEVMDISAESQKTLDEYGATPGGSSLANNCLLARRLVESGVRFVQLFDWGWDFHGTQAATGLTDGLTNKCATMDKPVAALIRDLKQRGLLEDTLVVWGGEFGRTPFREGRTAKSKILGRDHYPDVFTMWMAGGGIKSGFEYGQSDELGFGVAENPVHVHDLQATILHQLGFDHERLTYRFQGRDFRLTDVHGHVVKELLA comes from the coding sequence ATGGACCCTCGAGCCTCACTCTTGCAATCGCGCACCCGCCGGCATTTCTTGCAGCAGTCCGCTGCGGGAATCGGATCGATGGCTTTCGCATCGTTGCTGGCCGAGGACGGATACGCCGGTGATCCCTCGGCAACGCGTGCGAGCGATCCGCTTGCCAGTCGAACGCCCCACTTTGCCCCGAAGGCGAAGCGGGTGATTTATTTGCACATGACCGGATCGCCGCCGAATTTGGATCTGTTTGACTACAAAGACGAACTGGTCAAACGCAGTGATCAGGATTGCCCCGATCAATTCCTGGCCGGCCGCGAATTCGCGTTCACTTCGGGCACGCCGAAGCTGATGGGTTCGCCACGCAAGTGGCAGCGTGTCGGCCAAGCGGGAATGTGGATGTCCGATGCGATTCCACACTTCCATGGAATCGCCGACGAGATGTGTGTCGTGCACTCGATGTACACCGACCAATTCAACCACGCGCCGGCGGAATTGATGGTTTACACCGGTTCGCCCCGCAGCGGTCGCCCGTCGATGGGATCTTGGATCACGTACGGACTGGGCAGCGAAAACGAAAATCTGCCCGGTTTTGTGGTCTTGATCTCCAGCGGCGTCCAACCCAACGGCGGAAAGAACTCGTTCGGCAGCGGCTTTCTGCCGTCGGTTTACCAGGGCGTGCAGTGCCGATCCAAGGGCGACCCCGTGCTGTATTCCTCCGACCCGCCGGGGATGAGCCGCACGATGCGCCGTGCGACGCTCGACGCGCTTGCCGACCTGAACCAGATGCAAGCAGAACAGATGGGGCATCCGGAAACGCTGACGCGCATCTCGCAGTACGAATTGGCCTATCGCATGCAGACCTCGGTCCCCGAGGTGATGGACATCTCGGCGGAGTCCCAGAAGACGCTGGACGAATACGGTGCGACGCCGGGTGGTTCCAGTCTGGCAAACAATTGTTTGCTCGCCCGCCGTCTGGTCGAATCCGGCGTGCGGTTTGTGCAACTGTTCGATTGGGGCTGGGACTTTCACGGCACCCAGGCGGCGACCGGGCTGACCGACGGCTTGACCAACAAGTGTGCAACAATGGACAAACCCGTTGCGGCGCTGATCCGCGATTTGAAACAGCGTGGGTTGCTCGAAGACACGTTGGTGGTCTGGGGCGGTGAATTCGGCAGGACACCGTTTCGCGAAGGGCGGACGGCCAAGAGCAAAATCCTCGGTCGCGATCACTACCCCGACGTGTTTACGATGTGGATGGCCGGCGGCGGCATCAAAAGCGGGTTCGAATATGGCCAGAGCGACGAACTGGGTTTCGGTGTCGCGGAGAACCCGGTCCATGTGCATGATCTGCAAGCCACGATCCTGCATCAGTTGGGGTTCGATCACGAGCGGTTGACGTACCGATTCCAAGGACGCGATTTCCGCTTGACCGACGTCCACGGGCACGTGGTCAAAGAGTTGCTGGCGTGA